Below is a window of Rhea pennata isolate bPtePen1 chromosome 2, bPtePen1.pri, whole genome shotgun sequence DNA.
TGATTCACTGGGTGGCAATGCCTTTTGTATTAAGAGTGCCATTGCTTCTGCTCAAACTAAAACAGCATCCTGCTTATGAACAGCGCAAATAATACCCATTAAGATAAAGTACATATGGCTGTGGAAAGTTTCAGGACCTTTTTCAGCTCTTGGAGTATGCAGCTGTGTTCATAAAGATGACTCTCAACTTTTTTGGATATGATAGCTACGGTCTCTTGCCAGCTTTGTAGCATCAGCTGGTCTTTAAACAGTAACAGTGCACCTTCTGGCTGGTGTGTGTAAGGAGCGGGTGGATGTCTGGTATTAATCAAGGATAGAAAACACAGCATATGAAGCTGTGATGGGAAACGCACTTGGGTGCGTTCAGGCATATGTGGTGTGACCACTGAGTATGGTGGCATGAGATGTAATGCTACTGAAAGACAAGGGGGAGTGGGAAGGCCTTATCATCTACATTTATAAGATCACAGCGTCAAGTACTTATGTGCTGCCTCATTGTTTTTGGTGTGTGTTTCTGTAGCAGATGCTCAGTGTGTTCCTGCCTTGGATGTCGCGTCCATGACTGCAGATAAAGCTGAGTCCATTCTTAAAGGAGATGCGGAGCCTCCTCAAGCAGTGGATGCTGGAtttgcctctgcagcagaagccaTGCCTCTCCATGCCTTAGATAGCAGGTTTGCTCCTGCAGTGGAAACAGTGTCTCCTAATGCTGTTGATGCTGCCTTTGCCCCAGCAGCAGATGCTGGGTTTGCCCCAGCAGCAGATACTAAATCTTGTCATGCGGTGGATTTGGAGTttgcacaagcagcagcagatgcagTGATTGCCCCACCAGCAGATACCAAGTCTCATCACACTATGGATTTGGAGGTTTCCCCAGCAGAAGATGCAGGTTTTGCCCCAACAGCAGATGCTGTGTCTCACCATGCTATGGATTTGGCGTTTGCCCCTGAAGCAAATGCAGAGTTTGCCCCAGCAGCGGATACTACTTCTCACCACGCTATGGATTCGGAGTTTGCCCCAGCAGCAGATGCAAAGTTCGCCCTTGCAGCAGAAGCCAGCCATCTTCACGCTATGGACTCTGGGTTTGCCCCTGTAGCAGAAGACAAGGCTCTTTTTGCCATGGATGCTGGGTTTGCCTCTGTGCCTGAGGTGAAGTCTGTCCCTGCAGCTGACACCAAGGTTGCTGCATTTGAAGAGCTGATCACATCCGAGTCTACTGTGGAGCGAGACAAGTCACCCTTCAACAAGCCCCCAGCAGGTGATCAGATATTTGCATATCTGCCTGAAAGCTTCATTCAAGCTTGGAGTACTGTAGTAAATGGTGTGCGAAGGCCAGTATAAGTTGGCACAGCTCTCGCAACAACACCCTCAGTAGCACATAGTGACTGCTACAGAGATGTGCAATCCTAGTAAGACTGTCAAAACAACTTCTTTTTTAAGTAGTTGAGATTATGATATGCCTTGCACTAAACTTCTTGAgcagagctcagctctgctgtcaAGATACAAAGGAATTGCTTCACAAGGATTTTCACTTCTAAAATGTGAGACTAGAATAAGTTAATGCTTGTTTTTAGGACTTGGCACCCTTTAGAGCTGTCTCTTTTAAGGATAGCTGTAGAAGCATTTTACTTCATCCCTTGTGATGTTTCTTTTGTATCATTATTTTCCGCAATATACTGAACAAAGCTGCTTAACTGAAAATGGTCTCTGAGTAGACTGATAAGCTTTGCTAATTTTGTGACATTTCCTTGGAATGACTGCAAGAGTCAATGGGGGAGGCAGGGCACtcgttttttttcccttatagGGGACAAGGGATTTTCTGCCCTGCGCAGATGTCTCAAAAGAGACTATCCTTTTTGAGAGGAATGGTCAAAGTATAACAGATAGTACTGGGGAGACCCAGAATGTTGATAGAGTGCAGAAAGAAGTGTAGTAAgatcttctttttcctttgttaccTTCTAACACTGTTTCATTTAATGATATAAataaactgcaaagaaaaggagttttaacaaaaaaaaaaatctctactaGATTGTAGTACTTGGACATAggtgagggaaggagaaggtaAATACCAGATAGTAGAGGGTGATTTGCTTTAGCAGAACACTTAGGCTTCCAGTGGGGGAGACTTGGCAGAAAGTGATCCTCAAAAGCAGGTTATAGCTGTTATGAAAGTGAGGAAGACTTCTAATTTGTTGTGGAAGAGATGGATTAGATAAGGAAGTCGTTTTATCTATCTTAATCTGATCTAAATTGAAAATTATATgaacttttgttcttttcactttattttcagaagcaacTGCAAACACGGAACAAGAGTTGAAGGTCCCAGAAGCTTGTGCTGAGCTTCCCTTAGAGAAAGCCAAAGACATTGGGTCATCTCCCAGCCACCATACAGAGCATCTTCCAGAAAAAGTAGATCAAATTCTAGAACCAGCAGGTGAGCAATGAGAACTGCAGTAGGATACCAGAGCCAGCACTTCACCATCACCTAATTCCTCCCCATCACCCAAATTATCTTTCTTGCAAacagtcttctcctctcctcattGAGGACAAAGTGACCACGATTTAATTTCAGTGAGGTTGTTATGAGCATGTGCAAATGTGAGGGCTGTGTTTAAGATATGTGGTAGCCTTAACTTTTGAAGCTACCCTCGTATAACTTGCCTTTGTTTCTTCCTGATCTATGGTTGTATTAATTTATTATGATGTCTGTCACAGCCTTTGtttataatgtatttaattttatttaaatttaaaaaacatcaaaCTAATCTCCAACATAATTATATCTTATGAACTTAAGCTTGTATACAGGTAAGAATTTTGTAGTGTGTAAGTTCTTCTAGGAGACATCTTCTAAAGTTTATTTGAATACTAGATAATAACAAGAGGGTGATTCCAGACTGACAACGGAGTGCATTTTGGATTTGAATTCCTGTAGGAAGCTAGTATGGTCTGAATTCAGTtgactacaaagaaaaaaatatctcacCCTGTATATAAGTGCCAAGACAGTCCTGGTTTCATATTTTACCTCTATTTCAGTATGTCAGCCAAAATAGAAAACTTCTGTGCAAATGAGATTGAGGAGATAATACATATGGTAGACTATCAAATCTTATAAACTTCATCcctatttgaaacaaaaacGAAACAAAAAGTATACTCTTCCCAAGAGCTTGCTCCTAAACTTCTGGTTACTCTATTTGTAAGAACTGAAACattctctttatattttctatatttctgtTCAATTCCAGTAGAAGCAAAAGAAGCCATGGCACTAGAGAATAAAGAACTCCTTCCAGAAAAACCTGTTACTACTGCGGATCTTACAGTTACAGAGAGACCAAAGGAGGAAGCTGAACATAACCATGCAGAACCCCAGCAAGAAAAAGCCCTGCAAGAGACTACAGGTAGGATATAGATAATAATCAAGTTTTAGAATGGAAATAGCCCCTGGGAACTGTTCACCTTCTCCTCCTGACTGCATTGCCACCTGAGCaagcaaaaatctcttttgcaCCAAGGTGCTGTTCTTTGCATTTATCATATTGATTTTGCTCACACTTTGCCTCTAAACATGCTTTTTCCTCCACCCCTCCTTGTTCACAGGACTAAAAGTCCAAACATGCGCGCTTCTATTATTTTATCACTGGGACTGCCTTATATTTTCTGCTGTAGAATTTAAAACCTCAACATCTTTTTTGCTATCTACCAcataggttttttttattttggtattaaAAAGGGCCATTaattctgattaaaatattcttagtgAAGACCTCCTTCCAAATTGAGTTGTGTAATTAccaaaggaaaatgtaattttcttcctgctccacTAACTCAGCCTCTCCAATGAGCTATTATTGCTTATGTGTCTGACTGGAAGCTGATTTGTGGGCCAGGGCTAACTGACAAATGACTGATGCTCCTTTTAAGATCAGTGGCCTAAGGAAACTAGTGCTGCATATAACTGAGTACAGCAGATGACTTCTGCTATAGAAGTTCTGCCTTGCACTGCTTTGTGGGTGCTGAGGGAAACATCACTGTTGCACCCCTACCTCCCATTACTCCTGTCCTCTCTTCCCTAGTCTCATATTTCCActaaacttctgttttctcagtttggaaagctgccaaagtAAAGGGATATAAAAAAGTGCATCTGTTGTCTTGTCTTGCTAAGACAAAATGGATCTTTAAtgctttataaaaacagatAATGTGTCCTTACAAGAGCAATTGCTTTCTGGTAGGGCAAGAGCATGTATCAGAAATAATCTTTAATATTGTTGACATATTTATTGGCAATACTTTAAATAGGTTCTAGGTGAAAATTTCTATTCCAGCACCGCTGAGATGGATTTAGAATTAGTACAGTATCAGTGCTGAAAGTTCTGCGTTTATGATTATATGGACTATTTTAGATAGctaaagcaacattttttgttgtttttcttataaGACGAATAGTTGCTTTGATATTTGAGCAGGCTTCCTGTATTCCAGGTCTACCTACTGCACAATTAAGGCAAGCTAACAAATCAAGTGAACGCAGGTTTGGCAGAGCAAAACCTGCAGCAGTGCCTATTGCAGATGTGCCAGAGGAACGTCTAATAGGCTTCCCACAACAGAAGAGTCCTGACCCAAAAGTAGACCCCTATTCTATAGCAGAGCTTGGATGGGTTGCTGGAACATCCCCTCGCACTAGGGTTTCCCATAAAAAGGCATCAGAGCAACCGTCCAGTGTGCTATCAGAGTTTGCGGAGAGCTACAGAGATGTGCCAAGGGAGAGCTGGGATTTGGAAGGTTCTTCAGTCATtgtgaagaagaagaagaagaaaccaaaacaaaagagaaatcagcAGCCAAGAACAGTGGAGTTCTGGGATGAAAATACTGCAGTCGCCCAAGCACCTAAAAGTTGTCCTTTTGCTGTTGAACCGCAAAAACCAGATGTCCGTCCCATCTTGCCTGCTGATGCTCGCAAAGAGCAGTCGGTTGCCTCAGGAAACAGAGCTTCAGACATGCCAAAGGATGCTAAAATAACAGCTGGAAATCTGATCTTGGATGATCAGAATGCCTTCGCAATGCCAGCACCCAGAGAGCAGGCCCAAAAAACTGACACACTGATTGAGTCTGTGTTGGATGCAAAAAATGGAGACTTcacaaaaacagaggaaatgagAGATGACAGTTTGTTGCAGtctaaaggcaaaataaaaccGATTTCCTTGGAGCAGATGGACAAAGCAGACGAGATGAAGGTGGGGGAACCTGTTAAAGCAAAGGTGCCGACAAAGCCTGTGGAAATAAGTCAtcttgataaaaatgaaaagagggaGTATAAGGAGTCAGATTGTTCAGACCTGAAGGCATCTCTTTCAGAAGAGATCAATCTAAGCAAAGTAGAAACTTCTTTAAAGACCAAACCTTCGGAAGTCCCCCTTTCTGATAAAGGTAAGGAGACCGAGTGCACATCTCCCAGGCATGAGACTGTCCCCACTGAGCTTCAGACTTCCAGTGGttcactggaagaaaaagcaaagagaagagataGTGAaaagagccaagaggctgaaAATGAATCTTTCAAGCATCCTGATCTTCTGCAGACTAGAGCCCCAGTAGACAAGCTTCCTCACACGCCAAAAACAGCTGACAAAACTAAAGCAGTTTCCCCCAATAAGTGGGCAGAGATCAACTTTGGTACTTCTGAGGGAGTACTGAAGACCACAGCAGATGCTAATAAAACGTCTGTTACACCATTAGTTGTACCAAAACCTGAAGAAGTTATTCTTTCGAGAAACAGAAAGGCTGACAGTTTTTCAGAGCAGATGTTACTTGCAGCAGCTCAATCTGATACAGCCAAACATCCCACCTCTGCTGAAGTAGCAGATTCCCCTGACAAAAACAAAGAGCCTGGATTTATTGCATTAGAGCATCAGACTGCAAAAGACCTCAATATTGTACAGGGGTTGGACAAACCTAAAAAAAAGCGTGGTGAAGGGAAAGtcagaaaaattaagaatttccCTGAGCAGATAACACTTTCGGAGGATGCAAGCAAACTTACTAGTGGTGGGAAGACAGATGAGACAATAAAAGAACCGACTTTCCCTGATAAAGGCAGAGAGACTGGTTTTACTACAAGAGGATATCCATCAGCACACATTGCACATAGTTCtactgcaaaagcagcagacaAGGCCAAAAAAAGAGGTAGtgatggaaaaagtaaaaaaagtgagaaaggttttttccagcagccttttctttttgagagtAAGAGGGATGTAAGTAGTTCTTCTGACATAATCAACAAACCTAAAGAAATCGGCATTAGTGataaaggcagagagagaggctgTCTTACTGCTGAGTATTTTCAGGAGAATGTATCAGAGGTAGCTAAAGCACAAAGTCCCATTGAACGGGTGACTGAGGAGCCCAAACAAAGTGTTGGAAAAAGTGAAGTAGCACTTTTGGGCGCTTCAGAGCAGCCGTTACCTCTGAAGAGTGGGACGGAGGAAGCAAAGTGTCTCGCTATGGCTGACACAGTCAGCAAAACGATGGAGACAAATGTGATGAGTAAAGGCAAAGAGGCTGGATTTACTTCCCCAGATAAATCAGTTATGACAGATTCTAACGCAATGTCGGCAGACAAACCTAGGAAGAGGTGTAgtgatgggaaaagaaaaaatgaaaaaaatcattttgggcAGCCTGCCATCCTGGAGACTAGGGCAGAAGCAAGTCATCTTCCAAGCAAAGAGGAGGTGGCTGGAAGCACAGAAAAGGTGACCCCTGATAAAGATAAAACGTCTGATTTTGAAGGAGATCTTTTGCTGGAGGATCTGACAGGTAGGAACAAAGAGATGATGGAAAAGCCTGAAATACAAGGTGACACTAGGAAAAGCTGCTCTAATACGCTAGTTGTGTCAGGTTATAAAATAGAGACAGCAAAGCCAGAAGTGGTCAAAACTATAGAAACTTGGCCCACTGATAAAGGTAAGGAAATGATCATTAATCCATCAGAGCCTGTCCCAGAGAACAGGACAGATGGAGCTATGGCACGCAGCCCCGGCAGCAAAACAGTGACAGACGAGCCTAAGAAAAAGGGTGGAGatgtgaaatgcaaaaagcctgAAAACACTCTTGAGGGCTCTGTCATGCTGGGTCTAGATAAAATCCCTGCAGGAACTGAAGAGATGGGAAACATTACAGAAATTCAGTCTCTGGGTAAAGGCAAAGAGAGTAGTTTTCCTTCCACAGTGAGTGTGCTTGGTGATTTAGCTGATACAGCTTCTACTAAGCCTCTAGAGCCAGAAAAATTAAGCGcaagtattaaagaaaaatataggaaGATGGAGGCTGGTTTGGAGCAGGCATTTCTCCTGGATCCTAACACTGCTGGAGCAACGTTTGCTATTGGCGACACGGGGAGAGCTCCTGGATCCAAGGCAGAAGGCTCCACTCGCTGTAGCAACGTGGCTGGACTCCCTGTTTtagagcagcctgctctaaACTCCAGCTCCCCAGTGCCAGATCACAGTTTGGCCCCGGAACCTGATAGATCTAAAAAGAGGAGTAGTGATGGAAGAAgtaaaaaagctaaaaatgccTCTGAGCCAGCTTTTCTAGGGACAAAAACAAGGAGGAGTGACGCGCAGCCTCCCGTGGCATCAGAGATGCACTATGGAGTAGAAGAAATGGATTTTGtagatgaaaacagaaatattaaaaatttcccCCTTGGCCCACGAATGCCCTGGGATACTGAGGAGAGCTTCTTTGAGTCCTTTGCTCAAGCAGCAGTAGTTAGCCCTGAAGGACCTGGCAGTGTTTCTTCTGGCTTCCCAAAGCAAGCGGAAAAGAATGCTGGAGGTAAGGCACTCCCTTCTTCTGGAGCGGTGTTGGAGAACAGCAGCCCAGGGCCTGGGTCTAGTGATAAAAAGGAGATGCCTGAACAGAGATCTTACGAGCACCTGGTCAATCTGGGCCACAAAGAGCCTGGAAAAGACATTTCaatgaaagaggaggagaaaaccaGGGATACTAGTGTCTGGGATGAGAGGAAGACGGATAACCAACTTTCTTTGGATCAGACAGTTAAACATGGTGTTACATCAAAAAAGGATGAAGTTCTTTCTACAATAGCAAAGgtagatgaaaaagaaataaaaattacagataaaaGGCAAGACCCTGGCTGCACCTCCTCAGACCTTCTGTGGAAAGTGGCAGACACGAAAAGCAGAACAGCTCCTGTAGGTGCCAAAGTGACAGtaagaacagaagaaactgTCTCTTTTGGTGAGAAGGACACTGGGTGTGGTTCCTCTGGCTTCCCAGACGCGGCTGTGCCGCTGGCTGCAGCACGGGCGTCGATGGAGAGCAGTGCTGAAGAGGCCAAGCTGCCTGGAGGCAGCGGGGGTGAGCAGAGCTTGCTGAAGGACGCGGTCAGGTTAGACCTGGATGCTAAAGTAGATGAAGCAGAGGCTGCTAGTTTAAATCTGAGAGCTGCCCAAACAGCCAAAGTAAGCCCTAAAGATAACGGTAAAAGTAGTTCTCAACTCGCGGAAGAGGCTGCTGCTCAAGATGGGGAAGCTCACGTGAAGGATGTCCCGGCTTTGAAGGCCAGAGCAGATAAATCTGAAgatgcagtgaaagaaaaagaagaggaatgtGAAGAAAAACCTGTGAAGgaggcaaagaaagaagaaagagttaAAGCAAAAGAACCGCTGAAAGGCTACATGAGACCCACAAAGTCGAGAGGTGGTCCGACTCCAGCTGTGCCGGCCAGGCCCGCCGCTCAGGAGCGAGAGAAACCAAAGCAGCCGAGACCCGCTGGTATGAGCCggcagaggcaagagaaagGTGTGTGCTTGCGATTCGAGCTAGCGGCAGCAATGCAGACGGCTTGCGTGCAAGACCTTGCTATTTGTCAGTGCGTTAGCATGAATCCGTGATTTTTAATCCTATGTGGCACAAACAAGTGTGGCATGACTGGTTTTTTGGCTGATCTTAAAAGGCTGTTAGTTCTGCTTGCCTGTCTCACAGTGCTAATTCCCAAACTTTGAAGAACTGACGGCTTGGTTTAAGTtccagaactgatttttttgtttgttttgttttgttcattcaGAGTTAATTTGGCATACATATTATACCACCTAACTTTTAAGTAAACTTGCACTTTTGGGGTTCAGTTACATTAGCCTCTTGTCATCAGAGACCAGAACGA
It encodes the following:
- the MAP4 gene encoding microtubule-associated protein 4 isoform X7, with the protein product MADLDHNLSLADALTEPPPEIEEEVKRDFIATLEAEKFDDVVGETVDKTDYVPLLDDDDDVDGKAGSQEPKSKPHPDSIQVEHTSASGPTVLENGDHGIENNRTVFQGEIMDESISYEDYFDRNDTCTMDDRDLCFESQPVFKPMEMADPFSMHRGENLPDLSFPTDMQHVPMFADHVAVSRDIHAPHASMMVPDQPFLGSPYSPAEVLDPSAFIGLDSAAEYLQDTAVPEEHWMGAQHAAKGPDAAFFVEPPVPSTVTEAKKLHVPEGPAAVDPAFDPTALMASSGEAETTGAPQGAASADAQCVPALDVASMTADKAESILKGDAEPPQAVDAGFASAAEAMPLHALDSRFAPAVETVSPNAVDAAFAPAADAGFAPAADTKSCHAVDLEFAQAAADAVIAPPADTKSHHTMDLEVSPAEDAGFAPTADAVSHHAMDLAFAPEANAEFAPAADTTSHHAMDSEFAPAADAKFALAAEASHLHAMDSGFAPVAEDKALFAMDAGFASVPEVKSVPAADTKVAAFEELITSESTVERDKSPFNKPPAEATANTEQELKVPEACAELPLEKAKDIGSSPSHHTEHLPEKVDQILEPAVEAKEAMALENKELLPEKPVTTADLTVTERPKEEAEHNHAEPQQEKALQETTGLPTAQLRQANKSSERRFGRAKPAAVPIADVPEERLIGFPQQKSPDPKVDPYSIAELGWVAGTSPRTRVSHKKASEQPSSVLSEFAESYRDVPRESWDLEGSSVIVKKKKKKPKQKRNQQPRTVEFWDENTAVAQAPKSCPFAVEPQKPDVRPILPADARKEQSVASGNRASDMPKDAKITAGNLILDDQNAFAMPAPREQAQKTDTLIESVLDAKNGDFTKTEEMRDDSLLQSKGKIKPISLEQMDKADEMKVGEPVKAKVPTKPVEISHLDKNEKREYKESDCSDLKASLSEEINLSKVETSLKTKPSEVPLSDKGKETECTSPRHETVPTELQTSSGSLEEKAKRRDSEKSQEAENESFKHPDLLQTRAPVDKLPHTPKTADKTKAVSPNKWAEINFGTSEGVLKTTADANKTSVTPLVVPKPEEVILSRNRKADSFSEQMLLAAAQSDTAKHPTSAEVADSPDKNKEPGFIALEHQTAKDLNIVQGLDKPKKKRGEGKVRKIKNFPEQITLSEDASKLTSGGKTDETIKEPTFPDKGRETGFTTRGYPSAHIAHSSTAKAADKAKKRGSDGKSKKSEKGFFQQPFLFESKRDVSSSSDIINKPKEIGISDKGRERGCLTAEYFQENVSEVAKAQSPIERVTEEPKQSVGKSEVALLGASEQPLPLKSGTEEAKCLAMADTVSKTMETNVMSKGKEAGFTSPDKSVMTDSNAMSADKPRKRCSDGKRKNEKNHFGQPAILETRAEASHLPSKEEVAGSTEKVTPDKDKTSDFEGDLLLEDLTGRNKEMMEKPEIQGDTRKSCSNTLVVSGYKIETAKPEVVKTIETWPTDKGKEMIINPSEPVPENRTDGAMARSPGSKTVTDEPKKKGGDVKCKKPENTLEGSVMLGLDKIPAGTEEMGNITEIQSLGKGKESSFPSTVSVLGDLADTASTKPLEPEKLSASIKEKYRKMEAGLEQAFLLDPNTAGATFAIGDTGRAPGSKAEGSTRCSNVAGLPVLEQPALNSSSPVPDHSLAPEPDRSKKRSSDGRSKKAKNASEPAFLGTKTRRSDAQPPVASEMHYGVEEMDFVDENRNIKNFPLGPRMPWDTEESFFESFAQAAVVSPEGPGSVSSGFPKQAEKNAGGKALPSSGAVLENSSPGPGSSDKKEMPEQRSYEHLVNLGHKEPGKDISMKEEEKTRDTSVWDERKTDNQLSLDQTVKHGVTSKKDEVLSTIAKVDEKEIKITDKRQDPGCTSSDLLWKVADTKSRTAPVGAKVTVRTEETVSFGEKDTGCGSSGFPDAAVPLAAARASMESSAEEAKLPGGSGGEQSLLKDAVRLDLDAKVDEAEAASLNLRAAQTAKVSPKDNGKSSSQLAEEAAAQDGEAHVKDVPALKARADKSEDAVKEKEEECEEKPVKEAKKEERVKAKEPLKGYMRPTKSRGGPTPAVPARPAAQEREKPKQPRPAGMSRQRQEKAKPEETKPAEVVTGNDITTPPNKELPPSPEKKAKVTDAKSPDKRTSLSKPPSSVTPRTAVKTSPATPRTTAASPVAAASALKNTAASPPKRPTSIKTDAKPADAKKTATKSPSADVSRPKSAPGNAVKSGATTPSTATSSTPALPGVATSRPKPKPAAAKPTTTSSATADAKKPAAAKPTTTSSTTADAKKPAAKAPTKPSTVSKPPRPTSSVSAPDLKNVRSKIGSTDNIKHQPGGGKGKVEKKPDSTGAARKPEPNAVSKMPPTKTAVTKEGTPKQPNGKVQIVSKKANYSHVQSKCGSKDNIKHVPGGGNVQIQNKKVDLSKVSSKCGSKANIKHKPGGGDVKIENQKLNFKEKAQAKVGSLDNVGHLPAGGTVKAEGSEEPAQLPPAPQSAEAPAARAGAAPWENGVGPAAPVAASGADPRDTQAFEARIQETSI
- the MAP4 gene encoding microtubule-associated protein 4 isoform X3 encodes the protein MADLDHNLSLADALTEPPPEIEEEVKRDFIATLEAEKFDDVVGETVDKTDYVPLLDDDDDVDGKAGSQEPKSKPHPDSIQVEHTSASGPTVLENGDHGIENNRTVFQGEIMDESISYEDYFDRNDTCTMDDRDLCFESQPVFKPMEMADPFSMHRGENLPDLSFPTDMQHVPMFADHVAVSRDIHAPHASMMVPDQPFLGSPYSPAEVLDPSAFIGLDSAAEYLQDTAVPEEHWMGAQHAAKGPDAAFFVEPPVPSTVTEAKKLHVPEGPAAVDPAFDPTALMASSGEAETTGAPQGAASDAQCVPALDVASMTADKAESILKGDAEPPQAVDAGFASAAEAMPLHALDSRFAPAVETVSPNAVDAAFAPAADAGFAPAADTKSCHAVDLEFAQAAADAVIAPPADTKSHHTMDLEVSPAEDAGFAPTADAVSHHAMDLAFAPEANAEFAPAADTTSHHAMDSEFAPAADAKFALAAEASHLHAMDSGFAPVAEDKALFAMDAGFASVPEVKSVPAADTKVAAFEELITSESTVERDKSPFNKPPAEATANTEQELKVPEACAELPLEKAKDIGSSPSHHTEHLPEKVDQILEPAVEAKEAMALENKELLPEKPVTTADLTVTERPKEEAEHNHAEPQQEKALQETTGLPTAQLRQANKSSERRFGRAKPAAVPIADVPEERLIGFPQQKSPDPKVDPYSIAELGWVAGTSPRTRVSHKKASEQPSSVLSEFAESYRDVPRESWDLEGSSVIVKKKKKKPKQKRNQQPRTVEFWDENTAVAQAPKSCPFAVEPQKPDVRPILPADARKEQSVASGNRASDMPKDAKITAGNLILDDQNAFAMPAPREQAQKTDTLIESVLDAKNGDFTKTEEMRDDSLLQSKGKIKPISLEQMDKADEMKVGEPVKAKVPTKPVEISHLDKNEKREYKESDCSDLKASLSEEINLSKVETSLKTKPSEVPLSDKGKETECTSPRHETVPTELQTSSGSLEEKAKRRDSEKSQEAENESFKHPDLLQTRAPVDKLPHTPKTADKTKAVSPNKWAEINFGTSEGVLKTTADANKTSVTPLVVPKPEEVILSRNRKADSFSEQMLLAAAQSDTAKHPTSAEVADSPDKNKEPGFIALEHQTAKDLNIVQGLDKPKKKRGEGKVRKIKNFPEQITLSEDASKLTSGGKTDETIKEPTFPDKGRETGFTTRGYPSAHIAHSSTAKAADKAKKRGSDGKSKKSEKGFFQQPFLFESKRDVSSSSDIINKPKEIGISDKGRERGCLTAEYFQENVSEVAKAQSPIERVTEEPKQSVGKSEVALLGASEQPLPLKSGTEEAKCLAMADTVSKTMETNVMSKGKEAGFTSPDKSVMTDSNAMSADKPRKRCSDGKRKNEKNHFGQPAILETRAEASHLPSKEEVAGSTEKVTPDKDKTSDFEGDLLLEDLTGRNKEMMEKPEIQGDTRKSCSNTLVVSGYKIETAKPEVVKTIETWPTDKGKEMIINPSEPVPENRTDGAMARSPGSKTVTDEPKKKGGDVKCKKPENTLEGSVMLGLDKIPAGTEEMGNITEIQSLGKGKESSFPSTVSVLGDLADTASTKPLEPEKLSASIKEKYRKMEAGLEQAFLLDPNTAGATFAIGDTGRAPGSKAEGSTRCSNVAGLPVLEQPALNSSSPVPDHSLAPEPDRSKKRSSDGRSKKAKNASEPAFLGTKTRRSDAQPPVASEMHYGVEEMDFVDENRNIKNFPLGPRMPWDTEESFFESFAQAAVVSPEGPGSVSSGFPKQAEKNAGGKALPSSGAVLENSSPGPGSSDKKEMPEQRSYEHLVNLGHKEPGKDISMKEEEKTRDTSVWDERKTDNQLSLDQTVKHGVTSKKDEVLSTIAKVDEKEIKITDKRQDPGCTSSDLLWKVADTKSRTAPVGAKVTVRTEETVSFGEKDTGCGSSGFPDAAVPLAAARASMESSAEEAKLPGGSGGEQSLLKDAVRLDLDAKVDEAEAASLNLRAAQTAKVSPKDNGKSSSQLAEEAAAQDGEAHVKDVPALKARADKSEDAVKEKEEECEEKPVKEAKKEERVKAKEPLKGYMRPTKSRGGPTPAVPARPAAQEREKPKQPRPAGMSRQRQEKAKPEETKPAEVVTGNDITTPPNKELPPSPEKKAKPAASTPSAKPAAPKARPLSATSPKRPASATPGQNKKPTSPTAGPTTAATPKRPATTTTRPATLTPKEAKPKVTDAKSPDKRTSLSKPPSSVTPRTAVKTSPATPRTTAASPVAAASALKNTAASPPKRPTSIKTDAKPADAKKTATKSPSADVSRPKSAPGNAVKSGATTPSTATSSTPALPGVATSRPKPKPAAAKPTTTSSATADAKKPAAAKPTTTSSTTADAKKPAAKAPTKPSTVSKPPRPTSSVSAPDLKNVRSKIGSTDNIKHQPGGGKGKVEKKPDSTGAARKPEPNAVSKMPPTKTAVTKEGTPKQPNGKVQIVSKKANYSHVQSKCGSKDNIKHVPGGGNVQIQNKKVDLSKVSSKCGSKANIKHKPGGGDVKIENQKLNFKEKAQAKVGSLDNVGHLPAGGTVKAEGSEEPAQLPPAPQSAEAPAARAGAAPWENGVGPAAPVAASGADPRDTQAFEARIQETSI